AGAAGGAGAGACTCCCATGTCTGAACAGAAGAAAGTTTCCCGCCGCGAATTCCTGCGACTCGCAGGCGTCACCGCCGGTACGGCCGTCGTAGCCGCCGCCTGCGCGCCCGCGGCAACCCCCGCACCCGCCCCAACTGCCGCGCCCGCTGCCACCCAGGCCCCGGCCGTGGTCGGCAAGCCCTTCGATGGCAAGACCCTGCGCATGCACGCCATCTCCGGCGCCAACTACGACGAGTTGTACAAACTCATCCCCGCCTGGGAGGAGAAGACCGGCGCCAAAGTCGAGTTCGTGTTCAAGGGCAACGGCTTCGAGACCGACAAGCGCCTGGTGCAAGACCTCTCGGCCGGCACCGTGGACTACGACGTCTGCTGGGATCACAGCAGCTTCTTCTCGCAGTACGTCAAACTCGATGGCCTCGAGCCGATCGACAACTGGTTCAGCCAGGAGGATCTGGCCGACTTCATCCCCCGCCTGGTCGACGCCACCAAGCGCGATGGCCATATCTGGGTCATGCCCCGTCACTTCGACATCTCGTGCATGCACTATCGCACCGACCTGGGCATCAGCAAGGCGCCGGAGACCTGGGACGAGTTCAAGACCATGGCCCTCGACGTGACCAAGAAGAACCCCGGCATCTTCGGCACCCAGTTCGCCGGCAAAGAAGAGGCGCTGATGGGCCGCTTCTATGAAGTGCAGACCGCCGAAGGTGGCCAGCTTTTCGACGACAAGTGGGAGCCGACGTTCAACGGCAAAGCCGGCGTCAAGGCCGCCACCATGTTCGCCGAATTGTACGCCGGCAAAGCCATGCCGCCCGACATGACCAACTTCCTCTGGGAAGACGTGGCCAAGCAATGGGTCGGCGGCTTGATCGGCATGTACACCGAGTGGTTCGGTTGGTACAGCTACTTCCAGGATCCGGCCAGCAGCAAGGTCGCCGGCAAGTTCGATATTGCCCGCCAACCCATGGGCGACGGCAAGATCCACAGCGGTTGGGCCGGGCATCACGGCTTCTCGATCACCAAGGCCTCGAAAGAGAAGGCCATGGCCGCCGATCTGATCAAGCACCTGACCAGCGTCGAAGGCAACGAAACCGAGAGCAAGCTGGGCATCCTCGTTTCCCGCCAGAGCGTCTGGGACAAGATCATCAAGGAAGCCGAGACCAGCACCGACCCGCTGGCCAAGAAGCGCCTGGAACTGGCCCTGCTGCAAGCTCAGGAGGACTTCAAGACCCCGCCGCTGATCGCCGAGTGGATCCCCATGTCGAACATCGTCTTCCCCATCCTGCAGAAGATCATCCTCGGCGACTCGGATGCGCAGAAGGGTTTGGACGACGCCGCCACGCAGGTGCGCGACATGATGAAGAAGGCTGGTTATTACGGTTGATGCTTGTAGGGGCAAATCGTAGGGGCGAGGCGACCTCGCCCCTACGATTTGGGCGAGGCGACCTCGCCCCTACGATTTGGGCGAGGCGACCTCGCCCCTACGACGACGTTACGACGCGTATCGACCATCGGTCTGGCTGGATGTTTTCCCCGCCATCCAACCAGACCCCCTCCTTACACCACCGAAGAAGGCGCTCGTGAGCACGCAAGCATTGACTCAGAAAAGCATCCCGCGCAAACGAACGCGCGGCTTCAGTCTGGCGGAGGCTC
This genomic interval from Caldilineales bacterium contains the following:
- a CDS encoding sugar ABC transporter substrate-binding protein; this translates as MSEQKKVSRREFLRLAGVTAGTAVVAAACAPAATPAPAPTAAPAATQAPAVVGKPFDGKTLRMHAISGANYDELYKLIPAWEEKTGAKVEFVFKGNGFETDKRLVQDLSAGTVDYDVCWDHSSFFSQYVKLDGLEPIDNWFSQEDLADFIPRLVDATKRDGHIWVMPRHFDISCMHYRTDLGISKAPETWDEFKTMALDVTKKNPGIFGTQFAGKEEALMGRFYEVQTAEGGQLFDDKWEPTFNGKAGVKAATMFAELYAGKAMPPDMTNFLWEDVAKQWVGGLIGMYTEWFGWYSYFQDPASSKVAGKFDIARQPMGDGKIHSGWAGHHGFSITKASKEKAMAADLIKHLTSVEGNETESKLGILVSRQSVWDKIIKEAETSTDPLAKKRLELALLQAQEDFKTPPLIAEWIPMSNIVFPILQKIILGDSDAQKGLDDAATQVRDMMKKAGYYG